The Cardiocondyla obscurior isolate alpha-2009 linkage group LG05, Cobs3.1, whole genome shotgun sequence genomic sequence ttatatgcgcATGCACGTGTGTAAcacgaattaatataaaattgtaagaaaaaatgacgaaaacaataaataattgaataaattaataaaattgacaaCTTTTacaagatatattaaattaattaaattaataaaattgataacttttacaagatatattttttacaagatatattttatttacaagttaaatattttatgtattaatgtGTACTTGTAAGCAagatatattcatatttttacaacttttattttatttaaagctcTGTAAAGAagaatatgaatttattacatgttaccttatcttaatttatgaatttataattacttttttgtgTTAAGTGATGCAATGTTTAAAGGTGTTTTATGATCTATTTGCAGACATCAATCATGGCATGTGAGTTTAATGGTGGCGTGGTAATAGGTGCTGATTCCCGGGGTACAACAGGGTAAAGTATAATTGTTTGATAAAGTAATTTGAAGCTACCATATCttcttacataaatttaattgttttcagaGCTTACATTTCTAATCGCTTTGCCGACAAATTGACAAGAGTGacagattatatttattgctgCCGTTCAGGCTCGGCAGCAGATACTCAAGCAATTGCTGACGTTGTAGCTTATCACTTAGGATTGCATCAGTAAGATATCAAACAACATCtgtaaatgcatttatttgttaatgaTAAGACATACTATCTTTACAGAATGGAGCTTGGAATGCAACCACTGGTGGAAACTGCTGCCAACGTATTTCGTGAAATATGCTATAATTATCGAGATTCCTTAATGGCTGGGATTCTGGTTGCAGGATGGGATAAACAGAAAGGTGGTCAAGTTTATAGCATTCCCATCGGTGGTATGTGTGTGAGACAACCAATTTCAATCGGTGGTTCTGGCTCAACATATGTGTATGGCTATGTGGATTCACAATACAAACCCAATATGTCTAAAAATGACTGTCTTAAGCTGGTGGAAAATAGTAAATATCcctttaaaaaagtttaacagGTATAAAAGATGATTTTGCAATTTACATATaacattttgattttttttagcaCTTGCATTAGCCATGGCTCGTGATGGCAGTAGCGGTGGTGTAATACGAACTGGCGTGATTACAGAGAAGGGAATTGAAAGAAAAGTCATACTGGGCAATGAATTGCCACGCTTTTATGAAGGGTGAAGTTTGTTTAGCAAAATTTTGCTTATCACAATGTTTAATGTAAGGTatctatttctaaaaatatatatatatatatatttatgcgaCATACATGtcgcatttattaattaaaaaaattaaaagaaaaataactcgatgttttttatgtattcttttttttttaatttatcctagaaatataaaaaatattcttattctggcaatgtaataaaatatattgatttcgaatggaaagttttaatttacatatatataactgTCTTAAACACACCTATCCTATACAGTATATACTATCCTAAAGCTCATTTTGGCCTAACGATTAGTTTAATCGAAACTTTGTCAAAGTGGGtctaagtaattttttaatataagtgAATGCTTACATGTATGTCTTGCTAGCGAGcattttaagttattttttgGTAATCTCTAATTAAGgaaattctatataaaatcgTTTGTCTTACCGCTATTCAGTTtgacaatatatttttaaaatttagtttacagtatttaaaaaggaagagtatttaaagagaaagaagaaagaagataaaagaatgaaaatgtttaaaagtGTAAGATATTGTCGGATAATTAGTGCGA encodes the following:
- the Prosbeta1 gene encoding proteasome subunit beta type-6: MDYIHNTIEPQSAAVSEYMTPDWINSEQSTGTSIMACEFNGGVVIGADSRGTTGAYISNRFADKLTRVTDYIYCCRSGSAADTQAIADVVAYHLGLHQMELGMQPLVETAANVFREICYNYRDSLMAGILVAGWDKQKGGQVYSIPIGGMCVRQPISIGGSGSTYVYGYVDSQYKPNMSKNDCLKLVENTLALAMARDGSSGGVIRTGVITEKGIERKVILGNELPRFYEG